AATCCTTGATTGGTAAGGCGAAAGCTCGCCCGGACCTCGTGAAAAAGGTCCTGGCCAAGGTCCAGAAGGATGGCCTTTCGGCCGCATATCGGACCGTGACGGCGAAGCTCGGGGAGCCTGTACCGGTCGGATACGCCTGTTCAGGACGCGTGGTGGCCACCGGGGCCGGGGCCGAGGAGTTTCCAATTGGCAGCCTGGTCGCCTGCGCGGGGGCGGGCTACGCGAACCACGCGGAAGAGGTGGTCGTCCCTCGGAACCTAGTCGTTCGGGTTCCCGAGGGCGTCGAGGCCGAGGAGGCCGCGTTCGCCACCCTCGGCGCGATCGCTTTGCAAGGCGTCCGCATCCACCGGCCGGAGCTCGGAGAGTCCGTTGCGGTGATCGGCCTGGGCTTGTTGGGCCTCCTCACCGTCCAGCTCCTCAATGCCGCCGGCTGCCGTGTGATTGGCACCGATCCCTCGCCAGCGCGCGTAGATCTCGCCAAGGAGCTCGGTGCGACCGAGGCCTGGGTCCTCAACCGCGAAGACCTCGTCGACCGTTTCATCGATGCAACCGACGGCTACGGTGTCGACGGTGTCGTCGTAACGGCGTCGACTGCCGACAACGCACCCATGGTTCTGGCCGGCGACATCTGCCGGGATCGCGGTCGCGTCACCGTCGTGGGGGCGGTCAGAACGGAGTTCGACCGAAACCTCTATTACAACAAAGAGCTCGAAGTTCGCCTATCGCGCTCCTACGGACCCGGACGCTATGACCCCGCGTTCGAGGAACGCGGCGTTGAGTATCCGCGAGGCTACGTCCGCTTCACCGAGACCGAGAACCTGCGCAGCTTCCTGGAACTCGTCGCAGCGAAAAAGGTACGGCTCCAGCCTCTCATCACCCATCGGTACGATTTCGACGACTGCCTGAAGGCCTATGAGATGCTCAAGAGCGGCTCGGAGCCTTCGATGGGCATCATCCTCCGGTACAGGGGTGAGGTCTCCGCGCCCATCGAGCGCCTGGCCGCGAAGCCGCAGGCGAAGTCCATCGCTAAGGCGCGGCCTTCAGTCTCGTTCATCGGCGCCGGTGCCTTCGCCCGCGGCGTCCTCCTGCCCGCGTTCAACGGCAAGGTCGACCTCCGGGGCGTCACGACGGGCAGAGGCTTCACCGCCGCCTCGGTCGCGAAGGCCTTTCGGTTTGGCACGATCTTCGAGACCTCCTCCGCGATCATCGCGGACCAGGAGACCGACCTGGTTGTCATTGCGACACGCCACGACACGCATGCGCGCTTGACTGCGGAGGCGCTGGTCGCCCGCAAGCACGTCTTCGTGGAGAAGCCGCTCGCTCTCGACTTCGAGGGGCTCGCAGCGGTCGAGGCCGCTGCGGCACGCTCGCCTGGCGTCCTGCAGGTCGGCTTCAATCGGCGATTCGCTCC
The Vulgatibacter incomptus DNA segment above includes these coding regions:
- a CDS encoding bi-domain-containing oxidoreductase, which translates into the protein MKKVLAKVQKDGLSAAYRTVTAKLGEPVPVGYACSGRVVATGAGAEEFPIGSLVACAGAGYANHAEEVVVPRNLVVRVPEGVEAEEAAFATLGAIALQGVRIHRPELGESVAVIGLGLLGLLTVQLLNAAGCRVIGTDPSPARVDLAKELGATEAWVLNREDLVDRFIDATDGYGVDGVVVTASTADNAPMVLAGDICRDRGRVTVVGAVRTEFDRNLYYNKELEVRLSRSYGPGRYDPAFEERGVEYPRGYVRFTETENLRSFLELVAAKKVRLQPLITHRYDFDDCLKAYEMLKSGSEPSMGIILRYRGEVSAPIERLAAKPQAKSIAKARPSVSFIGAGAFARGVLLPAFNGKVDLRGVTTGRGFTAASVAKAFRFGTIFETSSAIIADQETDLVVIATRHDTHARLTAEALVARKHVFVEKPLALDFEGLAAVEAAAARSPGVLQVGFNRRFAPMAKQMREMRAASSSPAMLSIRVNAGALPLGHWTTDDIEGGGRMVGEGCHFVDFARYIVGSPIESVRATAMGFGREGTATENFQTTLSFADGSVATIFYTAIGDGSFPKERFELFVGGSVCVIDDFSSFVKIAAGKKQKSRTLAKDKGHVAQVVALVEAIKQGGAPPIPVEELFEVSRATLAMPLALQLGETVRLADLDAGDSAPAPAIAG